From the genome of Parazoarcus communis, one region includes:
- the sdhD gene encoding succinate dehydrogenase, hydrophobic membrane anchor protein — protein sequence MVKRQVVGAHYGLKDWIAQRGTAVFMAIYTVIFAFSTLMLPELSYEAWSGMFSGGLFKFLSFLFFLSVFYHAWIGVRDIWMDYVKPTGARLALHLVTLFLLVGYAGWAAQILWRL from the coding sequence ATGGTGAAGCGTCAAGTCGTTGGCGCGCACTACGGTCTGAAGGACTGGATTGCGCAACGCGGTACCGCCGTCTTTATGGCGATCTATACCGTCATCTTTGCATTCTCTACGCTCATGCTGCCCGAGTTGAGCTACGAAGCCTGGTCCGGGATGTTTTCGGGCGGACTGTTCAAGTTCCTGAGCTTCCTGTTCTTCCTCTCGGTGTTCTATCACGCATGGATCGGCGTTCGTGACATCTGGATGGACTATGTCAAGCCGACCGGTGCGCGTCTTGCTCTGCACCTGGTTACTCTCTTTCTGCTCGTCGGCTATGCCGGCTGGGCAGCCCAGATTCTTTGGAGGCTGTAA
- a CDS encoding LysR substrate-binding domain-containing protein yields the protein MELRHLRYFVAVAEELSFTRAAERLHIGQPPLSMQIRDLEAELGVLLFERTRRKVMLTQAGARFLVRARSILSAAVEASEEMRRVASGEAGELRIGFTSSLPYTNTLPDVLYAYRRRYPNVHLQLREMFSAEQFDAIARGSLDIGLVRTGAPSGQGGIAVREIGRDPLRIVINAAHPLAGVAAVHFADLSDEDFITFPTDAGTGLPMILRGLCRAAGFEPRVVQLAREATTQIGLVAAGLGLALLPAPLECVRIPRVRYLPIAGDGAFFPVAVAHQDGEPSPLLRGLLKVLDEVTGAAGGALQEYPSSTPQFSTSGDLP from the coding sequence ATGGAGCTGCGGCATCTACGTTACTTCGTTGCGGTCGCCGAGGAGCTGAGCTTCACCCGGGCTGCCGAGCGTCTGCATATCGGCCAGCCGCCCTTGTCAATGCAGATTCGCGACCTGGAGGCCGAGCTCGGCGTTTTGCTGTTCGAGCGCACCCGGCGCAAAGTCATGCTGACCCAGGCCGGCGCGCGTTTCCTGGTGCGTGCCCGGAGCATTCTGTCGGCCGCAGTCGAGGCGTCGGAGGAGATGCGCAGGGTGGCGAGCGGCGAGGCGGGGGAGTTGCGAATCGGGTTTACGTCGTCCTTGCCCTATACAAATACCCTGCCTGACGTGCTCTACGCCTACCGGCGCCGCTACCCCAACGTTCATCTGCAGTTGCGAGAGATGTTCTCTGCCGAGCAGTTCGATGCCATTGCCCGCGGCAGCCTCGATATCGGATTGGTCCGTACGGGGGCTCCGAGCGGGCAGGGTGGTATTGCCGTGCGGGAGATCGGGCGCGACCCGCTGCGCATTGTCATTAACGCGGCGCATCCACTGGCGGGGGTGGCTGCAGTGCACTTTGCCGACCTCAGTGATGAGGATTTCATTACCTTTCCGACGGACGCGGGCACCGGTTTGCCCATGATTCTGCGAGGCTTGTGCAGGGCGGCAGGCTTCGAGCCGCGGGTGGTCCAGCTTGCACGCGAGGCCACGACGCAGATCGGCCTCGTTGCGGCGGGTCTTGGTCTCGCGCTGCTGCCGGCGCCGCTGGAGTGTGTGCGCATTCCACGCGTACGCTACCTCCCTATTGCGGGTGATGGCGCCTTTTTTCCGGTGGCGGTCGCGCACCAGGACGGTGAGCCGAGCCCGTTGCTGCGCGGGCTTCTGAAGGTGCTGGACGAGGTGACAGGCGCAGCCGGCGGCGCGTTGCAGGAGTATCCTTCGTCAACGCCCCAATTTTCAACGTCCGGAGATTTGCCATGA
- a CDS encoding malate dehydrogenase codes for MSKAPVRVAVTGAAGQIGYSLLFRIASGEMLGKDQPVILQLLDLPQAQKAVKGVMMELEDCAFPLLAGMIATDDPNVAFKDAKVALLVGARPRGPGMERKDLLTENAKIFTVQGAAIGQYADPDCKVLVVGNPCNTNAYIAKEVAQKFGRVPAKNFTGMLRLDHNRALSQLASKSGRDVASLKSLVVWGNHSPTMYADYRFVTSNGDNVKGMINDEAWNRDVFLPTVGKRGAAIIEARGLSSAASAANAAIDHIHDWVLGSNGEWVTMGVPSDGSYGIPEGIIYGFPVTTENGEYKIVQGLEIDAFSRERMTHTLNELLEEREGVKDLLG; via the coding sequence ATGAGCAAAGCCCCCGTACGCGTTGCAGTCACCGGCGCCGCCGGCCAGATCGGCTACAGCCTGCTGTTCCGCATCGCCAGTGGCGAAATGCTGGGCAAGGACCAACCCGTCATCCTGCAACTGCTCGATCTGCCCCAGGCCCAGAAGGCGGTCAAGGGCGTGATGATGGAACTCGAAGACTGCGCATTCCCGCTGCTCGCTGGCATGATCGCCACGGACGACCCCAACGTTGCCTTCAAGGACGCCAAGGTTGCCCTGCTCGTAGGTGCCCGTCCCCGCGGCCCCGGCATGGAGCGCAAGGACCTGCTGACCGAAAACGCCAAGATCTTCACCGTTCAGGGCGCAGCGATCGGCCAGTACGCCGACCCCGACTGCAAGGTGCTGGTTGTCGGCAACCCCTGCAACACCAACGCGTACATCGCCAAGGAAGTGGCCCAGAAGTTCGGTCGCGTTCCGGCCAAGAACTTCACCGGCATGCTGCGTCTGGACCACAACCGCGCACTGTCGCAACTGGCCTCCAAGTCCGGTCGTGACGTTGCCAGCCTGAAGAGCCTGGTCGTGTGGGGCAACCACTCGCCCACCATGTACGCTGACTATCGCTTCGTCACCTCCAATGGCGACAACGTGAAGGGCATGATCAACGACGAAGCATGGAACCGCGATGTGTTCCTGCCCACCGTTGGCAAGCGCGGCGCCGCCATCATCGAGGCACGTGGCCTGTCCTCCGCCGCTTCGGCTGCCAACGCAGCCATCGACCACATCCACGACTGGGTGCTGGGTTCGAACGGCGAATGGGTCACCATGGGCGTTCCGTCCGACGGCTCCTACGGTATCCCGGAAGGCATCATCTACGGCTTCCCGGTCACGACCGAGAATGGCGAGTACAAGATCGTCCAGGGCCTCGAGATCGACGCATTCTCGCGCGAGCGCATGACCCACACGCTGAACGAGCTGCTCGAAGAGCGCGAAGGCGTGAAGGATCTGCTCGGCTGA
- a CDS encoding GntR family transcriptional regulator produces MAQESPTFSPLYRQIKTLILQALEAGEWRPGQAIPSEQELAARFGVSQGTVRKAIDEIAGDNLLVRKQGKGTYVASHNDPRALFRFLRLVPIDGDLSHPKSVPLDCWRAKAGQEASRMLAIELGAPIIILRRLLKFANKPVVVDEIYLPGELFQGLSFETLQDWHGSLYSLLESRFGSRMIRAQERIRAVAADRSTSEALKVAEGTPLLSVERVTYTYGDKPVEWRRGLYSTAEHYYLNELN; encoded by the coding sequence ATGGCTCAGGAATCCCCCACATTCAGCCCTCTTTACCGCCAGATCAAGACCCTGATTCTTCAGGCGCTTGAGGCGGGGGAATGGCGTCCGGGGCAGGCGATTCCCAGCGAACAGGAACTTGCCGCACGCTTCGGCGTGTCCCAGGGTACGGTGCGCAAGGCGATCGACGAGATTGCCGGCGATAACCTTCTGGTACGAAAGCAGGGCAAGGGTACCTATGTTGCCTCCCACAACGACCCGCGAGCCTTGTTCCGGTTTCTGAGACTGGTGCCCATCGATGGTGATCTGTCCCATCCGAAAAGCGTGCCGCTCGATTGCTGGCGTGCAAAGGCCGGTCAGGAAGCATCCCGCATGCTCGCGATCGAACTCGGTGCACCAATCATCATTCTGCGCCGACTGCTCAAGTTTGCGAACAAACCTGTGGTGGTTGACGAGATTTATTTGCCGGGCGAACTCTTTCAGGGCCTGAGTTTCGAAACGCTTCAGGATTGGCATGGTTCGCTCTACTCGCTGCTTGAGAGCCGTTTCGGCTCTCGCATGATCCGGGCTCAGGAGCGCATCAGGGCGGTCGCGGCCGATCGCTCCACGAGCGAAGCATTGAAAGTTGCAGAGGGTACCCCTTTGCTGTCGGTCGAACGGGTGACCTACACGTACGGCGACAAGCCGGTGGAATGGCGTCGTGGTTTGTACTCGACGGCGGAGCATTACTATCTGAATGAGCTGAATTGA
- a CDS encoding HpcH/HpaI aldolase/citrate lyase family protein, with protein MTASCTTHPRDILFAGEKPFPNLPAVDHYAGSEKMIGKAMTLQHQLGPIFDITGDCEDGARAGAEAEHAAMVASLVMSKENRFGRIGARIHDITHAHWQRDLEILVGQAGKQLAFITLPKVRSAADTAAQIAELRRIEQTAGLSHALPVHVLIETHGALREAWEIAALDGVESIDFGLMDFVSGHHGAIPGSAMKSPGQFEHPLVVRAKTEISAAALANGVVPSHNVTTELKDLAVIRADATRARKEFGYLRMWSIHPNQIQPIVEAMRPDFSEVEEAGEILSGAQNASWGPIQHNGRLHDRASYRYYWELLQRARSTGMPLSEEIAERFF; from the coding sequence ATGACAGCAAGCTGCACCACTCACCCGCGCGACATCCTCTTCGCCGGCGAAAAACCTTTCCCCAATCTGCCCGCAGTGGATCACTACGCCGGATCCGAGAAGATGATCGGCAAGGCAATGACACTGCAGCATCAGCTCGGCCCGATCTTCGACATCACCGGTGACTGCGAAGACGGTGCGCGCGCCGGCGCCGAAGCCGAACACGCCGCGATGGTCGCGAGCCTGGTGATGAGCAAGGAAAACCGCTTCGGGCGCATCGGTGCGCGCATCCACGACATCACCCATGCACACTGGCAGCGCGACCTCGAGATTCTGGTCGGGCAGGCAGGAAAGCAACTTGCATTCATCACCCTGCCCAAAGTGCGATCGGCCGCAGATACCGCAGCCCAGATCGCCGAACTGCGTCGCATCGAACAGACCGCCGGCCTGAGTCATGCATTACCGGTACACGTCCTGATCGAAACCCACGGCGCGTTGCGCGAAGCATGGGAAATTGCAGCACTCGACGGCGTCGAATCGATCGACTTCGGGCTGATGGACTTCGTTTCCGGCCACCACGGCGCCATTCCGGGGTCGGCAATGAAGAGCCCGGGGCAGTTTGAACACCCCCTGGTCGTGCGCGCAAAGACGGAAATTTCGGCCGCAGCACTGGCGAACGGCGTTGTGCCGTCACATAACGTTACAACTGAACTCAAGGACCTTGCCGTCATCCGTGCAGACGCGACGCGCGCGCGCAAGGAGTTCGGCTATCTCCGCATGTGGAGCATCCACCCCAACCAGATTCAACCGATTGTGGAAGCCATGCGTCCGGACTTTTCCGAGGTGGAAGAAGCCGGAGAAATCCTGAGCGGAGCCCAGAACGCATCCTGGGGGCCCATCCAGCACAACGGCCGTCTGCACGACCGCGCCTCCTACCGCTACTACTGGGAGTTGCTGCAGCGCGCACGCAGCACCGGCATGCCGCTTTCGGAAGAAATCGCAGAGCGCTTCTTCTAG
- the sdhA gene encoding succinate dehydrogenase flavoprotein subunit, with the protein MNVAKRTFDAVIVGAGGAGLRAALQLSEAGMKTAVLSKVFPTRSHTVAAQGGVAASLGNSTEDNWHWHMYDTVKGSDWLGDQDAIEFMCKKANEVVIELEHYGMPFDRTDNGKIYQRPFGGHSMNYGQAPVMRSCAAADRTGHAMLHALYQRNVRANTQFFVEWMALDLIRNENGDVLGVTAMEMETGEVTIFHAKATIFATGGAGRIYHSSTNAFINTGDGVGMAARAGIPLEDMEFWQFHPTGVAGAGVLITEGVRGEGGILRNASGERFMERYAPNLKDLASRDVVSRAMTTEINEGRGCGPDKDHVLLDITHLAPENIMKRLPGIREIAIQFAGVDPIKAPIPVVPTCHYQMGGIPTNYKGQVVVPKDGNPNTPIVGFYAAGECACASVHGANRLGTNSLLDLLVFGKSAGETVVEDFQSGNLSLKPLPADAADVSLARLARLESQTGGESVFDVGLEMRRTMQKHAGVFRFDNLLKEGVTKMAEVAERAKRTEIADKSKVWNIARMEALELDNLIEVARATIVSAEARKESRGAHVRDDAPDTAENPNGRDDENWLKHTLWYSEGNRLDYKPVNLKPMSDDVKAIALAKRTY; encoded by the coding sequence GTGAACGTCGCGAAGCGTACCTTTGATGCGGTCATTGTCGGCGCCGGTGGTGCCGGTCTGCGGGCAGCCCTGCAACTTTCCGAAGCCGGCATGAAGACGGCTGTTCTGAGCAAGGTTTTCCCGACCCGCTCGCATACCGTGGCTGCACAGGGCGGTGTTGCTGCATCGCTCGGCAATTCGACCGAAGACAACTGGCACTGGCACATGTACGACACCGTCAAGGGGTCGGACTGGCTGGGTGACCAGGATGCCATCGAATTCATGTGCAAGAAGGCAAACGAGGTCGTGATCGAGCTCGAGCACTACGGCATGCCTTTCGACCGTACCGACAACGGCAAGATCTATCAGCGTCCGTTCGGCGGCCACTCGATGAACTACGGCCAGGCGCCGGTGATGCGCTCCTGTGCTGCTGCCGACCGTACCGGTCATGCCATGCTGCATGCGCTGTATCAGCGCAACGTGCGTGCCAACACCCAGTTCTTCGTCGAATGGATGGCGCTCGACCTGATCCGCAACGAGAACGGCGACGTGCTCGGCGTGACGGCGATGGAGATGGAAACCGGCGAAGTCACGATTTTCCACGCCAAGGCGACGATTTTCGCCACGGGCGGCGCCGGTCGTATCTACCACTCTTCGACCAATGCCTTCATCAACACCGGTGACGGTGTCGGTATGGCGGCGCGTGCCGGCATTCCGCTCGAAGACATGGAGTTCTGGCAGTTCCACCCGACCGGCGTGGCCGGTGCGGGCGTGCTGATCACCGAAGGTGTGCGTGGCGAAGGCGGCATTCTGCGTAATGCTTCCGGCGAGCGCTTCATGGAGCGCTATGCGCCCAACCTGAAGGATCTGGCTTCGCGTGACGTGGTTTCGCGTGCGATGACCACCGAGATCAACGAAGGTCGCGGCTGCGGTCCGGACAAGGACCACGTCCTGCTCGACATCACCCACCTGGCACCCGAGAACATCATGAAGCGCCTGCCGGGCATTCGTGAGATCGCGATCCAGTTCGCCGGTGTTGACCCGATCAAGGCGCCGATTCCTGTCGTGCCGACCTGCCACTACCAGATGGGCGGTATTCCGACCAACTACAAGGGTCAGGTCGTGGTGCCGAAGGATGGCAATCCCAACACGCCGATCGTCGGTTTCTACGCCGCTGGCGAATGTGCCTGTGCTTCGGTGCACGGTGCAAACCGACTGGGTACCAACTCGCTGCTCGACCTTCTGGTCTTCGGCAAGTCGGCCGGCGAGACCGTGGTCGAGGACTTCCAGTCCGGCAACCTCAGCCTCAAGCCGCTGCCCGCGGATGCCGCTGACGTCTCGCTTGCTCGTCTGGCCCGTCTGGAAAGCCAGACCGGTGGCGAGAGCGTGTTCGACGTCGGTCTGGAAATGCGCCGCACAATGCAGAAGCATGCCGGTGTGTTCCGCTTCGACAATCTGCTCAAGGAAGGCGTGACGAAGATGGCCGAAGTGGCCGAGCGCGCCAAGCGGACCGAAATCGCGGACAAGTCCAAGGTTTGGAACATCGCCCGCATGGAAGCGCTGGAACTCGACAACCTGATCGAAGTCGCCCGCGCAACCATCGTTTCGGCTGAAGCGCGCAAGGAATCCCGCGGTGCGCACGTCCGTGATGACGCCCCGGATACGGCTGAGAACCCCAACGGTCGTGACGACGAGAACTGGCTGAAGCACACGCTGTGGTACAGCGAAGGCAACCGTCTCGACTACAAGCCGGTCAACCTCAAGCCGATGTCGGACGACGTCAAGGCGATTGCGCTTGCCAAGCGTACCTACTAA
- the sdhC gene encoding succinate dehydrogenase, cytochrome b556 subunit, translated as MSEVTVRKQRPKHLAINEIRLPLPGFVSILHRVSGAGLFLMLPFLLYLLDRSLGSAESFEVFSAVVSHPLAKLLLLGLLWAYLHHFCAGIRFLLLDMHKGVELQAARSSARIVLIVSLVLTVIIGVTLW; from the coding sequence ATGTCAGAAGTGACAGTGCGCAAACAGAGGCCGAAACACTTGGCCATCAATGAAATCCGGCTGCCTTTGCCGGGTTTCGTATCGATCCTTCATCGGGTCAGCGGGGCAGGCTTGTTTCTGATGTTGCCCTTCCTGCTTTATCTGCTCGATCGCAGTCTGGGTTCGGCAGAGTCGTTTGAAGTGTTCTCGGCAGTGGTGTCGCATCCGCTTGCCAAACTGTTGCTTCTGGGTCTGCTGTGGGCCTACCTGCATCATTTCTGTGCAGGCATCCGCTTCCTCCTGCTGGATATGCACAAGGGTGTCGAGCTTCAGGCCGCCCGCAGTTCTGCACGGATTGTTCTGATTGTGAGCCTCGTGCTCACCGTGATCATCGGGGTGACACTATGGTGA
- the gltA gene encoding citrate synthase, with protein sequence MSTERTATLTVDGKTVDFSVMTGTHGQDVIDIRTLGAKTGLFTYDSGFLSTASCKSKITFIDGDKGELLYRGYPIEQLADECNFLEVAYLLKNGELPNAAQKTEFETTIKNHTMVHDQLTRFFNGFRRDAHPMAIMVGVVGALSAFYHDAMDFSDVEHRNVSINRLIAKLPTIVAMAYKYNTGQPFMYPRNDLSYTANFMHMMFGTPCEEYKPNPVLVRALDVIFTLHADHEQNASTSTVRLAGSSGANPFACISAGIACLWGPAHGGANEACLNMLEEIGDVSRVDEYIARAKDKNDSFKLMGFGHRVYKNFDPRATLMRKVCNEVLKELGLENDRLFKLAMQLEKIALEDPYFVEKKLYPNVDFYSGIVQKALGIPTSMFTCIFALARTVGWITQWEEMITDPEYKIGRPRQLYVGAARRDVTPIGQRP encoded by the coding sequence ATGAGCACTGAACGCACTGCAACCCTAACCGTCGATGGCAAGACCGTCGATTTTTCGGTGATGACCGGGACCCATGGTCAGGATGTCATCGACATTCGCACGCTGGGCGCAAAAACCGGCCTCTTTACCTATGACTCCGGTTTTCTCTCCACCGCGAGCTGCAAGTCCAAGATCACCTTCATCGACGGTGACAAGGGCGAACTGCTGTACCGCGGCTACCCGATCGAGCAACTGGCTGACGAGTGCAACTTCCTGGAAGTAGCCTATCTGCTCAAGAACGGTGAGCTTCCGAACGCTGCGCAGAAGACCGAGTTCGAAACCACGATCAAGAACCACACCATGGTTCACGATCAGCTGACCCGCTTTTTCAACGGCTTCCGCCGTGACGCCCACCCGATGGCCATCATGGTCGGCGTGGTTGGCGCGCTGTCTGCGTTCTACCACGACGCGATGGACTTCTCGGACGTCGAGCACCGCAACGTGTCGATCAACCGCCTGATCGCCAAGCTGCCGACCATCGTCGCCATGGCTTACAAGTACAACACCGGGCAGCCGTTCATGTACCCGCGTAACGACCTCAGCTACACGGCGAACTTCATGCACATGATGTTCGGTACCCCGTGCGAAGAGTACAAGCCGAACCCGGTGCTGGTGCGCGCGCTCGACGTGATCTTCACGCTGCACGCCGATCACGAGCAGAACGCTTCGACGTCGACCGTGCGTCTGGCCGGCTCTTCCGGTGCCAACCCGTTTGCCTGCATCTCGGCCGGTATCGCCTGCCTGTGGGGCCCGGCACACGGCGGTGCAAACGAAGCCTGCCTCAACATGCTGGAAGAAATCGGCGACGTCTCGCGTGTTGATGAGTACATCGCACGCGCCAAGGACAAGAACGACAGCTTCAAGCTGATGGGCTTCGGTCACCGTGTGTACAAGAACTTCGACCCGCGCGCCACACTGATGCGCAAGGTGTGCAACGAAGTGCTGAAGGAACTCGGCCTCGAGAACGACCGCCTGTTCAAGCTGGCCATGCAGCTCGAGAAGATCGCGCTGGAAGATCCGTATTTCGTCGAGAAGAAGCTCTACCCGAATGTGGACTTCTACTCCGGCATCGTGCAGAAGGCACTGGGCATCCCGACCTCCATGTTCACCTGCATCTTCGCGCTTGCGCGCACGGTGGGCTGGATCACCCAGTGGGAAGAAATGATCACCGACCCGGAGTACAAGATCGGCCGTCCTCGCCAGCTGTATGTTGGGGCGGCACGCCGCGACGTAACGCCGATCGGTCAGCGTCCGTAA
- a CDS encoding succinate dehydrogenase assembly factor 2, which produces MTINRGRVRWQCRRALLELDLVFTRFLERDFDQLSDDQLADLEDLLRADDYDIWGMVNGSKPCEVERWKEMIGLLSQR; this is translated from the coding sequence CTGACCATCAACAGGGGGCGTGTGCGCTGGCAGTGCCGCAGGGCATTGCTGGAGCTGGACCTCGTGTTCACGCGCTTCCTGGAGCGGGATTTTGATCAGCTCTCGGATGATCAGTTGGCCGATCTGGAAGATCTGTTGCGTGCCGACGACTATGATATCTGGGGGATGGTCAACGGTAGCAAGCCATGCGAGGTGGAACGCTGGAAAGAGATGATCGGATTGCTCAGTCAGCGATGA
- a CDS encoding MFS transporter: protein MFVGGFATFAMLYATQPLLPLLSSEFGIGPASASLSVSAGTAALALMLIPASVLADRSGREKVMKVSLALAALIALACATVNDFSQLLILRALLGASLAGLPAAAMAYIGEEVSPRAQGKAMGLYIAGNALGGMSGRVLSALLTDIGSWRIALLMLGVLGIVSAAVFWYRLPPSRHFQARAASISRIIDDARHISRDAGLPWLFLTALLAMGVFIGVYNYLGFRLLEAPFNLSQTAIGAIFLLYVVGSWASAFAGQLTDRFGRRKVQWVVVMIMISGLLLTLSDALVLLIAGVAIFTFGFFATHSISSGWVARRGQERRGLATAIYLTFYYLGASLIGSLSGFAWSLGRWNGIAAVLGLCLLLLLAIVLRLKKLPADPA, encoded by the coding sequence ATGTTCGTCGGCGGTTTTGCGACCTTCGCCATGCTCTACGCCACCCAGCCGCTGCTCCCCCTGCTCAGCAGCGAGTTCGGCATCGGCCCTGCAAGCGCCAGTCTCAGCGTTTCCGCCGGCACTGCCGCACTCGCGCTGATGCTGATTCCGGCAAGTGTCCTCGCCGACCGCAGCGGGCGCGAAAAGGTGATGAAGGTTTCGCTGGCCCTGGCTGCGCTGATTGCGCTCGCGTGCGCTACGGTCAATGACTTCAGCCAGCTGCTGATCCTGAGGGCACTGCTCGGCGCCAGCCTTGCAGGATTGCCTGCCGCAGCCATGGCCTACATCGGCGAAGAGGTCTCGCCGCGCGCGCAGGGCAAGGCAATGGGGCTGTACATCGCAGGCAATGCGCTGGGCGGCATGAGCGGCAGAGTCCTGTCCGCGTTGCTGACCGACATCGGCAGCTGGCGCATCGCGCTGCTCATGCTCGGGGTGCTTGGCATCGTGTCCGCCGCCGTGTTCTGGTACCGGCTGCCACCCTCGCGCCACTTCCAGGCGCGCGCCGCCTCGATCTCGCGCATCATCGACGACGCCCGCCACATCAGCCGCGACGCAGGCCTGCCATGGCTGTTTCTCACCGCCCTGCTCGCGATGGGCGTGTTCATTGGCGTGTATAACTATCTCGGCTTCAGGCTGCTCGAAGCCCCGTTCAATCTCAGCCAGACCGCAATCGGCGCAATCTTTCTGCTCTACGTTGTCGGTTCGTGGGCATCGGCCTTTGCCGGACAGCTCACGGACCGTTTCGGGCGCCGCAAGGTGCAGTGGGTCGTGGTGATGATCATGATCAGCGGACTTCTGCTCACGCTCAGCGACGCACTAGTCCTGCTCATCGCCGGCGTCGCCATCTTCACCTTCGGCTTCTTCGCCACCCATTCAATCTCGAGCGGCTGGGTCGCCCGCCGGGGCCAGGAGCGCCGCGGACTCGCCACCGCCATCTACCTCACGTTCTACTACCTCGGCGCCAGCCTCATCGGCAGCCTGTCCGGCTTCGCCTGGAGCCTCGGGCGCTGGAACGGGATCGCAGCCGTTCTCGGGCTCTGCCTGCTGCTCCTGCTCGCCATCGTTCTGCGCTTGAAGAAGCTGCCGGCAGATCCCGCCTGA
- a CDS encoding succinate dehydrogenase iron-sulfur subunit has translation MSKRSVSFKIYRYDPDRDEKPYMQDITVELEPSDKKLLDALVRLRAKDDSMSFRRSCREGVCGSDAMNINGKNGLACLTDVDSLAQPITLRPLPGLPVIRDLIVDMTQFFKQYHSIKPYLVNNEPTPERERLQTPEEREELNGLYECILCACCSTSCPSFWWNPDKFVGPAGLLAAYRFLADTRDQDTNARLDNLEDPYRLFRCHSIMNCVDVCPKNLNPTKAIGKIKDMMVRRAI, from the coding sequence ATGAGCAAACGTAGCGTTTCATTCAAGATCTATCGTTACGACCCGGATCGTGACGAAAAACCCTACATGCAGGACATCACCGTAGAGCTCGAGCCGTCCGACAAGAAGCTGCTCGACGCGCTGGTGCGCCTGCGTGCGAAGGACGATTCGATGTCGTTCCGTCGCTCCTGCCGCGAAGGCGTGTGCGGTTCCGACGCAATGAATATCAACGGCAAGAACGGTCTGGCGTGCCTGACCGACGTCGACAGCCTGGCCCAGCCGATCACGCTGCGACCGCTGCCGGGTCTGCCGGTGATCCGCGATCTGATCGTGGACATGACCCAGTTCTTCAAGCAGTACCACTCGATCAAGCCCTATCTGGTCAACAACGAGCCGACGCCGGAGCGCGAGCGCCTGCAGACGCCGGAAGAGCGTGAAGAGCTCAACGGCCTGTACGAGTGCATTCTGTGTGCGTGCTGTTCGACCTCGTGTCCGTCGTTCTGGTGGAACCCGGACAAGTTCGTTGGTCCGGCCGGCCTGCTGGCTGCCTACCGCTTCCTGGCAGACACGCGCGATCAGGACACCAATGCGCGACTCGACAACCTGGAAGACCCGTATCGGTTGTTCCGTTGCCACAGCATCATGAACTGTGTTGACGTATGTCCGAAGAATCTGAATCCGACGAAGGCCATCGGCAAGATCAAGGACATGATGGTTCGCCGTGCGATCTGA